A stretch of Vigna angularis cultivar LongXiaoDou No.4 chromosome 4, ASM1680809v1, whole genome shotgun sequence DNA encodes these proteins:
- the LOC108331519 gene encoding ubiquitin carboxyl-terminal hydrolase 18-like isoform X2, giving the protein MLVSGVSSSSWDLKWLLQFVFSAFVLAMGLHALVKNTASKYFEVDATFEGEQHQHQHQHQHQRHDAMPGLLMDDSVCAVCRNPGSKKCSRCKSVRYCSQACQQAHWKSEHKMRCKEFQKQGVSQTGLINRGFKASAAVNRSTTSIALIPECGRGISRPIKQLKDVLFPYDDFVNLFNWDKPGFPPCGLLNCGNSCFANVVLQCLSFTRPLIAYLLEKGHRSECCHNDWCFLCEFETHVEKVRLSSKAFSPMNILSRLPNIGGTLGYGRQEDAHEFMRFSIDAMQSVCLDEFGGEKAVPPKLQETTLIQHIFGGHLQSEVICTECEKNSNQYENMMDLTVEIHGDAASLEECLDQFTAKEWLHGDNMYKCDGCKGYVKAWKRLTVKRAPNILTIALKRFQSGRFGKLNKRVAFPETLDLSPYMSEVGDGSDIYKLYAVVVHIDMLNASFFGHYICYIKDFSGNWYRIDDWKVVGVELEEVLSQSAYMLLYSRVHARASGLQSIVSSETTEVQPSSTEHAECLRESRTETNSGGCESSPSNSSPEFMVPCENMPLSEMNSGVKREQSKDVEIIEWIMKTQGKIQIQSSR; this is encoded by the exons ATGCTTGTCTCGGGAGTGTCCTCATCATCATGGGATCTCAAATGGCTCCTGCAATTCGTGTTCTCCGCGTTCGTCTTGGCGATGGGGTTGCACGCGCTCGTGAAGAACACCGCCTCCAAGTACTTCGAGGTTGACGCCACTTTCGAAGGGGAACAACACCAGCACCAGCACCAGCACCAGCACCAACGCCACGACGCCATGCCCGGTCTTCTCATGGACGATTCTGTCTGCGCCGTTTGTCGCAACCCCGGCAGCAAGAAGTGTTCGCGATGCAAATCCGTTCGTTACTG CTCACAAGCATGCCAACAGGCACACTGGAAATCGGAGCATAAGATGAGGTGCAAGGAGTTTCAAAAGCAAGGAGTTTCACAAACTGGATTAATTAATCGAGGGTTCAAAGCTTCAGCTGCTGTGAATAGAAGTACAACATCAATTGCTCTCATTCCCGAATGTGGTCGCGGAATTTCTAGGCCTATCAAGCAGCTTAAGGAT GTTCTTTTTCCTTATGATGATTTTGTCAATTTGTTTAACTGGGACAAGCCAGGATTTCCTCCATGTGGACTGTTAAATTGTGGAAACAG CTGCTTTGCAAATGTGGTTCTTCAATGTCTCTCTTTCACAAGGCCACTTATTGCCTACCTATTGGAGAAGGGGCACCGCAGTGAAT GCTGTCATAATGATTGGTGCTTTCTATGTGAATTTGAAACCCATGTTGAAAAAGTAAGACTAAGTTCTAAAGCGTTTTCTCCGATGAATATTCTGTCTCGTTTGCCTAATATTGGTGGTACACTGGGTTATGGAAGACAAGAGGATGCACACGAGTTCATGAG GTTTTCTATTGATGCCATGCAATCAGTTTGCCTTGATGAATTTGGTGGGGAAAAAGCTGTTCCTCCAAAGCTTCAGGAAACGACTCTTATCCAACACATTTTTGGTGGCCACCTTCAATCTGAG GTGATTTGTACCGAATGTGAGAAGAATTCTAATCAGTATGAAAATATGATGGATTTGACAGTTGAAATTCATGGAGATGCTGCTTCCCTGGAGGAATGTCTGGATCAGTTTACTGCAAAAGAGTGGCTTCATGGGGATAATATGTATAAATGTGACGG GTGCAAGGGCTATGTCAAGGCATGGAAACGTCTCACAGTTAAACGAGCTCCAAATATTCTTACAATTGCCTTGAAAAGATTTCAG AGTGGGAGGTTTGGGAAACTTAACAAGAGAGTAGCTTTCCCAGAGACTTTAGACCTTAGCCCTTACATGAGTGAAGTTGGAGACGGATCTGATATTTATAAGCTATACGCTGTCGTGGTTCATATTGATATGCTAAATGCTTCATTTTTTGGTCATTACATCTGCTACATCAAGGATTTCAGTGGGAACTGGTATAGAATAGATGATTGGAAG GTCGTTGGAGTGGAGTTGGAAGAGGTGCTTTCTCAGAGCGCTTATATGCTGCTGTATAGCAG GGTTCATGCTCGAGCTTCAGGACTTCAAAGTATAGTCTCTTCAGAGACAACAGAAGTGCAGCCTAGCTCAACTGAGCATGCTGAATGCCTCCGGGAATCGAGAACTGAGACTAACAGTGGAGGATGTGAGTCCTCTCCATCTAACAGTAGTCCAGAATTTATGGTTCCCTGCGAAAACATGCCTTTGAGTGAAATGAACTCCGGAGTCAAAAGAGAGCAGTCGAAGGATGTTGAAATTATTGAG TGGATTATGAAAACGCAAGGGAAGATTCAGATTCAAAGCAGCCGGTAG
- the LOC108331519 gene encoding ubiquitin carboxyl-terminal hydrolase 18-like isoform X1: protein MLVSGVSSSSWDLKWLLQFVFSAFVLAMGLHALVKNTASKYFEVDATFEGEQHQHQHQHQHQRHDAMPGLLMDDSVCAVCRNPGSKKCSRCKSVRYCSQACQQAHWKSEHKMRCKEFQKQGVSQTGLINRGFKASAAVNRSTTSIALIPECGRGISRPIKQLKDVLFPYDDFVNLFNWDKPGFPPCGLLNCGNSCFANVVLQCLSFTRPLIAYLLEKGHRSECCHNDWCFLCEFETHVEKVRLSSKAFSPMNILSRLPNIGGTLGYGRQEDAHEFMRFSIDAMQSVCLDEFGGEKAVPPKLQETTLIQHIFGGHLQSEVICTECEKNSNQYENMMDLTVEIHGDAASLEECLDQFTAKEWLHGDNMYKCDGCKGYVKAWKRLTVKRAPNILTIALKRFQSGRFGKLNKRVAFPETLDLSPYMSEVGDGSDIYKLYAVVVHIDMLNASFFGHYICYIKDFSGNWYRIDDWKVVGVELEEVLSQSAYMLLYSRVHARASGLQSIVSSETTEVQPSSTEHAECLRESRTETNSGGCESSPSNSSPEFMVPCENMPLSEMNSGVKREQSKDVEIIEVNGNDSVCNGVESSYMHGSEADKDMVDVEDSDGSNTCSSVLEEISVCMEEQDDSDLTKSSRPSSLPNKYSSVSVDYENAREDSDSKQPVDTIKSIVTANGFADHSNGYVSANKYDDVPVEDGDDYFLTETTTSAVVKHGKLASDKYEDDKGNRVKEVEI from the exons ATGCTTGTCTCGGGAGTGTCCTCATCATCATGGGATCTCAAATGGCTCCTGCAATTCGTGTTCTCCGCGTTCGTCTTGGCGATGGGGTTGCACGCGCTCGTGAAGAACACCGCCTCCAAGTACTTCGAGGTTGACGCCACTTTCGAAGGGGAACAACACCAGCACCAGCACCAGCACCAGCACCAACGCCACGACGCCATGCCCGGTCTTCTCATGGACGATTCTGTCTGCGCCGTTTGTCGCAACCCCGGCAGCAAGAAGTGTTCGCGATGCAAATCCGTTCGTTACTG CTCACAAGCATGCCAACAGGCACACTGGAAATCGGAGCATAAGATGAGGTGCAAGGAGTTTCAAAAGCAAGGAGTTTCACAAACTGGATTAATTAATCGAGGGTTCAAAGCTTCAGCTGCTGTGAATAGAAGTACAACATCAATTGCTCTCATTCCCGAATGTGGTCGCGGAATTTCTAGGCCTATCAAGCAGCTTAAGGAT GTTCTTTTTCCTTATGATGATTTTGTCAATTTGTTTAACTGGGACAAGCCAGGATTTCCTCCATGTGGACTGTTAAATTGTGGAAACAG CTGCTTTGCAAATGTGGTTCTTCAATGTCTCTCTTTCACAAGGCCACTTATTGCCTACCTATTGGAGAAGGGGCACCGCAGTGAAT GCTGTCATAATGATTGGTGCTTTCTATGTGAATTTGAAACCCATGTTGAAAAAGTAAGACTAAGTTCTAAAGCGTTTTCTCCGATGAATATTCTGTCTCGTTTGCCTAATATTGGTGGTACACTGGGTTATGGAAGACAAGAGGATGCACACGAGTTCATGAG GTTTTCTATTGATGCCATGCAATCAGTTTGCCTTGATGAATTTGGTGGGGAAAAAGCTGTTCCTCCAAAGCTTCAGGAAACGACTCTTATCCAACACATTTTTGGTGGCCACCTTCAATCTGAG GTGATTTGTACCGAATGTGAGAAGAATTCTAATCAGTATGAAAATATGATGGATTTGACAGTTGAAATTCATGGAGATGCTGCTTCCCTGGAGGAATGTCTGGATCAGTTTACTGCAAAAGAGTGGCTTCATGGGGATAATATGTATAAATGTGACGG GTGCAAGGGCTATGTCAAGGCATGGAAACGTCTCACAGTTAAACGAGCTCCAAATATTCTTACAATTGCCTTGAAAAGATTTCAG AGTGGGAGGTTTGGGAAACTTAACAAGAGAGTAGCTTTCCCAGAGACTTTAGACCTTAGCCCTTACATGAGTGAAGTTGGAGACGGATCTGATATTTATAAGCTATACGCTGTCGTGGTTCATATTGATATGCTAAATGCTTCATTTTTTGGTCATTACATCTGCTACATCAAGGATTTCAGTGGGAACTGGTATAGAATAGATGATTGGAAG GTCGTTGGAGTGGAGTTGGAAGAGGTGCTTTCTCAGAGCGCTTATATGCTGCTGTATAGCAG GGTTCATGCTCGAGCTTCAGGACTTCAAAGTATAGTCTCTTCAGAGACAACAGAAGTGCAGCCTAGCTCAACTGAGCATGCTGAATGCCTCCGGGAATCGAGAACTGAGACTAACAGTGGAGGATGTGAGTCCTCTCCATCTAACAGTAGTCCAGAATTTATGGTTCCCTGCGAAAACATGCCTTTGAGTGAAATGAACTCCGGAGTCAAAAGAGAGCAGTCGAAGGATGTTGAAATTATTGAGGTAAATGGTAATGACTCTGTCTGTAACGGTGTTGAATCATCATATATGCACGGTTCTGAAGCTGACAAAGATATGGTGGACGTAGAAGATTCAGATGGATCAAATACATGCTCATCTGTTTTAGAAGAGATTTCAGTCTGCATGGAAGAGCAAGATGACAGTGATTTGACAAAGTCGAGTCGTCCTTCGTCTTTGCCTAATAAATACTCTTCTGTTTCAGTGGATTATGAAAACGCAAGGGAAGATTCAGATTCAAAGCAGCCGGTAGATACGATTAAAAGCATAGTAACAGCAAATGGCTTTGCAGATCATAGCAACGGTTATGTGAGTGCAAACAAATATGATGATGTCCCAGTGGAAGACGGTGATGATTATTTTTTGACTGAAACAACAACCTCAGCAGTTGTAAAGCATGGGAAATTGGCCTCCGACAAATATGAAGATGACAAAGGAAACAGAGTTAAGGAAGTGGAAATATGA
- the LOC108330865 gene encoding F-box only protein 13 isoform X1 has product MQDCLPMECNYQCGQSVVSLKRKSPEDENRVLFNTFSLDDLNEDLFERILSWLPTSTFFRLSSVCKRWKSVADSASFKLACSHIPSRDPWFLMVAPNLNQSVIFDSAESAWKRLNHPPLLQEESNQHCMPVAASGGLICHRKLSGNFIVSNPVTGSCTELPPLHAPQHQPLNAIVMSTACKDQLSFKIVLVFGELPNLLFKVYDSRSDCWDDDIALRRKTEDSSMEHDSTDDNVVYFLSKAGIVVASNMQRSPSKQYSSVITNKDGQDIVYFLSSSGKVVACNLTCKCFSEYPRLLPVFSEYSIDVVECNGEMLVVLLSEFLETATLRVWKYDEANRGWHQIAAMPAADSHEWYGKKADINCVGAGNQILICLNSPDLCTYILCDLETNKWVQLPKCCINGELIDFMSAFSFEPRIEASV; this is encoded by the exons ATGCAGG ATTGTTTGCCAATGGAATGTAATTATCAGTGTGGCCAAAGTGTTGTGAGCTTGAAGAGAAAGTCCCCAGAAGATGAAAATCGTGTACTCTTCAACACCTTTTCTCTGGATGACCTTAATGAAGATCTCTTTGAAAGGATACTTTCATGGCTTCCAACTTCCACATTCTTTCGCCTAAGTTCTGTGTGCAAAAGATGGAAATCGGTTGCTGATTCTGCCAGTTTCAAGCTTGCCTGCTCTCACATTCCCTCGAGGGATCCTTGGTTTTTAATGGTTGCTCCCAACCTTAATCAATCTGTTATCTTTGATTCTGCTGAGAGCGCTTGGAAGAGACTAAACCACCCACCTCTTCTGCAAGAGGAATCTAACCAACACTGCATGCCGGTTGCAGCCTCTGGCGGCTTGATTTGCCACCGGAAATTATCAGGAAATTTCATTGTGAGCAACCCCGTGACAGGATCTTGTACAGAACTTCCCCCACTTCACGCCCCGCAGCATCAACCTCTCAATGCCATTGTGATGAGCACAGCTTGCAAAGACCAACTCTCCTTCAAAATTGTCTTAGTCTTTGGTGAACTTCCAAATCTCTTGTTCAAAGTCTACGATTCAAGATCTGACTGTTGGGATGATGATATTGCTTTGAGGAGAAAGACAGAAGACAGTTCAATGGAACATGATTCTACTGATGACAATGTTGTGTACTTCCTCAGCAAGGCTGGAATTGTTGTGGCAAGCAACATGCAGAGAAGCCCCTCTAAGCAATATTCATCAGTTATTACCAACAAAGATGGCCAAGACATAGTGTATTTTCTTAGCTCCTCAGGGAAAGTGGTAGCATGCAATTTAACGTGCAAGTGCTTCTCTGAGTACCCCAGGTTGTTACCTGTTTTTAGTGAGTATTCCATTGATGTTGTAGAGTGCAATGGGGAGATGCTAGTTGTTTTGTTATCAGAATTCTTGGAGACTGCAACTCTTAGAGTATGGAAATATGACGAGGCTAACAGAGGGTGGCACCAGATCGCGGCAATGCCTGCAGCAGATTCTCATGAGTGGTATGGAAAGAAAGCAGACATCAATTGTGTTGGAGCTGGAAACCAAATATTGATATGCTTGAATTCCCCTGATCTATGCACTTATATTCTGTGTGATTTGGAAACCAACAAGTGGGTTCAATTGCCAAAATGTTGCATAAATGGAGAACTCATAGACTTTATGTCTGCCTTTTCATTCGAGCCTCGAATAGAGGCTTCTGTATGA
- the LOC108330865 gene encoding F-box only protein 13 isoform X2: MECNYQCGQSVVSLKRKSPEDENRVLFNTFSLDDLNEDLFERILSWLPTSTFFRLSSVCKRWKSVADSASFKLACSHIPSRDPWFLMVAPNLNQSVIFDSAESAWKRLNHPPLLQEESNQHCMPVAASGGLICHRKLSGNFIVSNPVTGSCTELPPLHAPQHQPLNAIVMSTACKDQLSFKIVLVFGELPNLLFKVYDSRSDCWDDDIALRRKTEDSSMEHDSTDDNVVYFLSKAGIVVASNMQRSPSKQYSSVITNKDGQDIVYFLSSSGKVVACNLTCKCFSEYPRLLPVFSEYSIDVVECNGEMLVVLLSEFLETATLRVWKYDEANRGWHQIAAMPAADSHEWYGKKADINCVGAGNQILICLNSPDLCTYILCDLETNKWVQLPKCCINGELIDFMSAFSFEPRIEASV; the protein is encoded by the coding sequence ATGGAATGTAATTATCAGTGTGGCCAAAGTGTTGTGAGCTTGAAGAGAAAGTCCCCAGAAGATGAAAATCGTGTACTCTTCAACACCTTTTCTCTGGATGACCTTAATGAAGATCTCTTTGAAAGGATACTTTCATGGCTTCCAACTTCCACATTCTTTCGCCTAAGTTCTGTGTGCAAAAGATGGAAATCGGTTGCTGATTCTGCCAGTTTCAAGCTTGCCTGCTCTCACATTCCCTCGAGGGATCCTTGGTTTTTAATGGTTGCTCCCAACCTTAATCAATCTGTTATCTTTGATTCTGCTGAGAGCGCTTGGAAGAGACTAAACCACCCACCTCTTCTGCAAGAGGAATCTAACCAACACTGCATGCCGGTTGCAGCCTCTGGCGGCTTGATTTGCCACCGGAAATTATCAGGAAATTTCATTGTGAGCAACCCCGTGACAGGATCTTGTACAGAACTTCCCCCACTTCACGCCCCGCAGCATCAACCTCTCAATGCCATTGTGATGAGCACAGCTTGCAAAGACCAACTCTCCTTCAAAATTGTCTTAGTCTTTGGTGAACTTCCAAATCTCTTGTTCAAAGTCTACGATTCAAGATCTGACTGTTGGGATGATGATATTGCTTTGAGGAGAAAGACAGAAGACAGTTCAATGGAACATGATTCTACTGATGACAATGTTGTGTACTTCCTCAGCAAGGCTGGAATTGTTGTGGCAAGCAACATGCAGAGAAGCCCCTCTAAGCAATATTCATCAGTTATTACCAACAAAGATGGCCAAGACATAGTGTATTTTCTTAGCTCCTCAGGGAAAGTGGTAGCATGCAATTTAACGTGCAAGTGCTTCTCTGAGTACCCCAGGTTGTTACCTGTTTTTAGTGAGTATTCCATTGATGTTGTAGAGTGCAATGGGGAGATGCTAGTTGTTTTGTTATCAGAATTCTTGGAGACTGCAACTCTTAGAGTATGGAAATATGACGAGGCTAACAGAGGGTGGCACCAGATCGCGGCAATGCCTGCAGCAGATTCTCATGAGTGGTATGGAAAGAAAGCAGACATCAATTGTGTTGGAGCTGGAAACCAAATATTGATATGCTTGAATTCCCCTGATCTATGCACTTATATTCTGTGTGATTTGGAAACCAACAAGTGGGTTCAATTGCCAAAATGTTGCATAAATGGAGAACTCATAGACTTTATGTCTGCCTTTTCATTCGAGCCTCGAATAGAGGCTTCTGTATGA